The Cryptomeria japonica chromosome 9, Sugi_1.0, whole genome shotgun sequence DNA segment AGCTTCAAAAAAATCAAAGGTAACCATGACAGACAGCTCAAGCGAAAAACTCCATGCTAAGTGGCCTAAAATCAGTACCCAAGAGCTCAGAACGCACAACAATGTAGATGATCTATGGCTTTCAATCCAGGGCAAGGTCTATGATGTTACAAAATGGGTGAACACTCATCCTGGAGGGGATCTGCCTCTGCTAAATTTAGCAGGTCAAGATGTAACAGATGCATTCATTGCTTACCACCCTGGCTCAGCATGGAAGTACTTAGACCAGTTCATGATAGGAGTTCACGAAGACTACGAGGTCTCAGAGATCTCCAAGGACTACAGAAGGCTTTTGGGGGACCTAAAGAAGGCTGGGCTCTTCAAAAGGCCAAAATATGTGTATGGCTTGATAGGGTTGCTTATGGTGGCAATGCTGGTAATGTCTGTTGTGGGTGTGCTGTTTTACGAGGGCTTTTGGACTCATGTAGCTTGTGGGGTTCTGATGGGCGCTGTTTGGACTCAGAGTGGATGGATTGGGCATGATTCGGGGCACTGTGGACTTGTGGGTAATAAGAGAATCGATAGAATTATCCAGTTAGTTGCGGGGAACGGGTTGACAGGGATCAGCATTGCATGGTGGAAGAGAAATCACAATGCCCATCATATTGCCTGTAATAGTTTGGAGTTTGATCCAGATCTACAGTATATTCCCCTGTTTGCCGTCTCATCCAGGTTTTTCTGTTCTCTGTATTCCTATTTTTATGATAGGAAAATGAGTTTTGATGGTGTGGCTAGGGTCCTTGTTTGTTATCAGCATTGGACTTTTTACCCTGTGATGGCAATTGCGAGGATTAATTTATTTGGACAATCGATTGTCTTGCTTCTTTCTAAGAAGAAAATTCCTGACAGGGCTAAGGAAATCGTGGGGCTTGTGGCTTTTTGGATTTGGTTTCCATTATTGATTTCATGTATGCCCACTTGGAGTGAGAGATCAGCTTTTGTGTTGTCAAGCTTTATGGTCACTGGTGTTCAGCATGTTCAATTCTGTTTAAATCATTTCTCTTCTAGTGTCTATGTTGGGAGGCCTTGCAGTAAAAATTGGTTTGAATCTCAGACCAAGGGGACACTTGATATATCTTGTTCCCCTTGGCTGGATTGGTTTCATGGAGGATTGCAGCATCAGGTTGAACATCATCTCTTTCCAAGGTTGCCTCGtcacaacttgaggaagattgcTCCTTTTGTGAAGCCTCTCTGTTTGAAGTACCAGTTGCCATACACAATGGTGACATTCTGGGAGGCCAATTTGATGACTATCAGAACCCTGCGAGCTGCAGCATTGGAAGCTCAAGACATGTCCAAACCAGTTCCAAAGAATTTGTTATGGGAGGCTCTGAATACCCATGGATAACAGCAATGGTAGTTTATTAATGTTAGTATTATGGCCTTTGTTTTCACACTAGCGTGTGTGCTTATTATGCTGTGTTTAGTTTCTGGTGGCCTCTGATTCAGtgctattaaaaaatatttttcttgtgaTAAAATCCTTATTTTTCTTGTAATGAGATAAATTCAATCTAAAAGTTATATTTGGAGAATCTCTTTGTACCTTTAGATCGAGAAATGGGATCTGATCTAAAATTCTCTTTGTGAGACATTGATCCTTTAGCATAGGCCTTGGGTTCCTTCTTGTGTTTAATCTCATAATTTGTCTCAATATTGTTTTTGTTGGCTTTCAAGAGCATCATTAGTGAGTTGATATCCATTGATATTTACAGCGATAAAGAATTGAGCAAGAGTCACCTTTGGCAACCATTGATTAAGCAAATGCCAAGGGGTTTTAGCAGATAAAGTTGCATCTATCTTGTTCAATAAAATATGTCCCTTTCTGGTAATAAACTTGTTGCTTAAATATGCTCTTCCAAGTCTTCTTTTTGAGGGGATGGGGAAATGTGGGAACGCAAAAAGGAGATGTCTAGAACTGGAGTAGAAACAATATTTGAATAGGAAAATAGCACAGGTAGGGGGACAGGAACAAGGACAACGAATGAGATTTGGGGATCGGGGACAAGGAATGAGATATGGGGATGGGTCCTCTAGAGTAAAATATTTTCACGAGATGCAAAGTTGCAAGTCTAGTCACCTGTTTCAAAGCAAAAGGGAAATGCATCTTTAGAGGTTGAGTAAAAATGTTTCAGTTATTTTGGTATATGTTTCAAGCGCTGCATGCTTATCTTCAGTCTCATTTTGCATTCATATGTATCTCTGAGTAACTCTAGCAAAGCTACTTAATGAATGTTGCAATTTCCCAAAAGCACCCTGTGAGGTATGGGAAGAACAACACttgtttttgagaaaaagataatcTTTTCTTAATCCTAAAGACATCTCCCCCAAGTGTTATGGATGCTGGGAATGTGCTATATGTATGATAGCAAGGCCTGGTGTTGTAACACTGTCAGAAAATCAATTTAATGATAAAACTTCCTTGTCTTCGGAACTCTCTTCTATACTTTGTTTGCCTAATGAAAGTTTCGAAGGAATATTGTGTTTGATCTTTGATTGGCTTGCCTTGTGATGTAGTTGTGTTGGAAATGCACTATCCATTATCCTTTCAGTTCCAATTTGTAAGTTTCTGAAAATTTGTACATATAATAAAGTTGGGTTGTTGTTCCGTTTATACTATATAGCAAAAGGTGTTCTAAATATATGACTTTGTTGTAGGGATCTGTTAACTTTAGTGATCAGATTGCAGAGAACAATGTGAATGCAAGAAtacaaaagagacaagacacaacaccataccctgggaaaacctccctcttggaggaaaaaacccagcaacaaatcagATCTAGATCCTTTTATTAATTGTAGAATACAATGGCAATAAAGATCAGATTACCTATCTGATATAACTGTCAACCTAGGGCAGAATTAGAGTTACAGTCGtaacccagctagggcacaatgtAACAGCAGAAGATAGCAGACTTATCTCTTTCTTATATAAGAATATCATCAGCATACAGCTTCCAGCTCTTCGTAGTTCTTTACTGAAGATTGCAGACCTAATGATGTTTGTAGACCTTCAAGAGGAACTCGCTATCCTCTTCAATGTATTCACTGTCCAAGATCGCATGTATGGCAAATGCTGATGGCAGAAGTAATTCGCTGATTCCTTGATCAGAATTCGCATTGACCTTTTATTGCAGAGCACAGGGTCTTCACATTGATTGTCTAATATTCGGATTGCTTGATTGCATTTTCGACTAGTGATATGCTTGTGCATATATACAAGAGGTGAGCCCTATCTTGGGTTGGCCCAATCCATCCTTGGGGCCAACACTATAATATTAGTTCCACACGCCACCGTAAGCATGGGACCTAAACAATATAGTTTCCACGTTACAAGAGCCCACGCTACATAGAGATGTGCTAAAATAAGATATAGGACCACACGTTTGGAGAAGGGATGCGTCCTTTTTTTTAATACAATCATTTGGGCCCAGCCCATCATAAATGATCAATACATAAGACTATACGCCACAAAATGTGTGTGCTGGAGATAGGTCCACACGTTGGACCTAGAGATGCGCCCCTTTACATGTTAGGTCCAGCCCTTAATGgttttacacattacatataaatacaatagatagggccctgccctataagggttcggatgatgccttaaggcaatccgaatcctatttattttcctaTCCTAGTTACACAAAAAAACCAACAGGATCATGATACAGTCAAGGTTCTGGTGTCAAATCAATGATAGCTATAATGAGTATGACTTATCAATAATTATTAGAGACAAATTGAGATAAATGACATTCATTTACAAAACGAAATACAACGAATTTTGTCTTGGCCTTGAATGACATACAAACAGAACTTGCAATGAGTTAGAAACCAAGAAAAACAATCATGATGATGGTTATGATGACCTCTGGATGCCAAACTACTCCAACTGAAATGCAATCCACTCACTTCACTGAGCAAGCAATAAAACACAAACTCTTCTTTAGGCATTTGTCAAATAGGGGAGAGGAGCCAGAACATgctcaccctaacttcacgcttctcaaaatcatatgtgaccatttcaaaattttctcaattttatacagcagcttacttgtcaagtcccctacttaaaaacaaaatttcaagttcacatggtcaaatatgatgcTACATCAGcatgcatttttgtgaaggtgtccaaaatggtcccaaaGTGTCATAAGACCCAtaggtgtgcactaagtcatgtttacttgtgtgctcattggtttttttttaaattttagaggTACTTTTTTGGTGTTAAGAATTTACATGACATTTTTAGGTCACCACTATCTATCTAAAAGTGTCCATGCACTACAACATTTATTGGTACCCCTATCACCTACTGGTCCCTCTCACCTAGTTAGCTTTAATTTGGATGATTAAAATTTGATCACAAATATATTGTTCTAAATTTAAAGATGGTTTCTTCAATAAATTGAAAAATCCAGCTCAAATATATTCTCAATTTCTCCTAGAACCTTCCCAAACTTTGGGTTTTTCATTTTTCAGGAAATTGGCTCTTCTTTCTGCTAAAAAAATGAtaacttttttttcttttcagaaGTGCCTATATTTCATCCTTAATATTTTTCTTCTATGACTCTGGAATAAATGACTCTGATATCAATTAAGGGACTGCAAAAATTAGCTCTTGGATAAATCTAGCAATGATTGTAGCAGAAATCTAGGGGCATCAGACAGGTGAATTCAGGGCACGAATTAAGGGACAACAGATAGGTGGCTTTAGGGAACAAATTAAGGACTGCAGACAGGTGAATTCAGGGCACAAATAAGGATGGTGGATAGCTGAATTATTAAAACCGAAAGGACCTTTTTTTGGTTGATGATTGCCCAATTGCTCCTGCATCAAAACATGATATTGCCAATACTTTATTTTTCAACTGCAATTATTTTTATCAAGTGGTTTTTTCATATTGTATCAAATTATGTGATGATTTATTGAGATTCAACCATGCAGTTTCAAGTCAATTTCCACTGaccatatttcatgagtagtggttcatgcAAATCCATCTCTCATGATCATGAAAGGTCCATTTAGcattcattgcatctaggtgatgcctAGAAGGGTGAAGCACTAGAACTTCTTGTTGGATCACCCATCACAATACTATTCTAGCTCGAGCATAGTCAGCCATAGAGTTACCCTCACAAGCAAAGCTAAGTGGGCTTGATTGTGGAGGAAACTCCATGTTTAGGTGTGCTTGATGAGTGACCTGCTAGGAAGTTTTAGTGCTTCAAatctagatgcaatgagtgttaagtgGATCATTCATGAAAGGTACGTAGGTTTGATTGTTGGgaaaactccatggttaagcatgTTTGAGCCATAGTTCTGCTCTCGAGATGTTCTAATGCATGACCCCTATCATCTAGATGCAATAAGATTTAAGTGGATTACTCATGAAATCTAAGTGGACTTGATTGTGGAGGAAACTTAATGGTTAAGCATGCTAGAACCaaagtagtactgggatgggtgacctcttgAGAGGTTTTGGTAATTCATCCTTGTGACCATCATCCATAGCAGTAATAACTAGGAAAAAATTGGTAGAAATTGTGATTTCTCTGAAATTGTTTTAAAACTGATTTTTTTCCTGAAAAAAACTATACCATTCATTGAAAAAAATGTCTGAAGGACCAAAATGAGGCTTTCCCAATTTCATCCTGATTTATGCTCCCTTTTTCACTGCACGGCATTTTTTTGGTAATTTGAGGTTTTTCTTACTCATTTGCAGCAATTTTTTTTAGGTTTCACAGCTGTTTTCATGCGGTTTTCTTTTTTTGGGCTCTGAATAATATACACTATCTTAACAGACGTTGAATTCAAACCGATGTTGATGAGTGACTTTGAGGTTCTTTTTCTTTACCATGGCATGTAAATGGATGCCTTTGGACAAAAATGATGTCATACTGCTTTCCCAGGGGAAAATTTCCCTTATCCCATAAATGATAGCTATTTTGGGAAACTTGATTTTGTAGTCAGGTTTGGTAGATTGAatacctattttagtatttcctatCGATGCTGTCACTGGTATTTGATATACAATATCTTAATCTAACAAATGTTGAATTCAAACTGGTTTTGTTGATTAACTTTGAAGTACTCCTTGTCTACCATGACATGTAATGCATGACCTTGGATGGAGTAGATAGACGACATTATTGCTTTTGATTGTATCCTTAGAAATTATGTTCTTTGACACCCATTGACAAACATAGTATGCAGAAATCGCCTGTTAACTGTATTCTGTATGTAATGGTTGTTCACTTTCTTTCACATCATAGTTTATTGTAGCAATCTATGTTGTGTGTAGGGATGCACGTACAGTTATGGATACGCCAAATTTTTAAAAAGCCTTAGATGCAGTATAGTTTGGATACAACAGATGTAGTAATACCTTAAAAGTAGGTGCAAAGAAGAATATATAAAGCATAGAAACTTCAACTGAAATTTATGAGTCCAATCCCCTCTAAATATGAGCAGTTAAAGATGAGTGTTATATGTGAGGAGAGATTTTTTTTgcctaaatgttttttttttcttttcctttcttgtttgATACAACTTATCTATTTTGTATTGGCTAGTTCCCATATTTCTCATGGCTGCATCTGGGCAGGCATTTCCAAGGAACTGTATGATGTATGGGTCAGTATCAAATAGAAAAATACAAACATTGTTTTGTGGGGAGCATCTAGTATGCCTGAGGCTGTCTAGATTAATCCTTACCGCCCTCCCATATGGTTTAGTTTGCAGAAACTTTGAAAGCAAGGTTGCTTTATGAGCCATGCAATCTCCATTCAATGGGTGGAAATCTCATTGGATACACAACTTACACAATACTGAAACAGATCCTTTGGCTTCTATACTCATTTTTCCCACCGTTGATGTTTTAGACTTTAGTAGAAGTCATTTGACTTTAGCCTTATTCAAATGTTATCGCGTAGTAATGTACCATGCATTGTGCACTGTAATTGGTGATCTGAAAATTAATGAAAAAAACAATATGAAAAATTTCAGTGTAAATTTTAATTTCCCTTCGTtctatagaaaaagaaaaaaatgttttttttgtcatatttctacTATTTTTTAGATTCTCAAATTTTTAATCTTTTTGGTTGACAAGCTATTTACAAGAAAGAGTTTCGTTACTATAACATCAACCGTATGCAATGAGGGCTAAGTGAACCATTCACAATCTTAAGAGTTAGGCTTTTGTGAACCACTATTCAAGAAATACAAATCAATGAAGATTGTCTTGAAAGTTGAAACTATATAATTGAATCCCAATAAATCATGACATAATGTAATATATGTTTAGTCACTGCCTTTTATAGTTAACCTGTCAGAATCTATTATTTTATGTTTGTTATAAAGGAGGTCTCTTAAGGTTCAGGGATCTTATAGGTAGTAATTGCCTTCCTGCAGACGCTTTGTGACATTTTTCCAGATATGTGCTTTATCAGTCCCATTTACAGCTTGTGGTCATGTGTGCACGTTAATATAATTTCCTCATTTTTCCATCTGCAGATGAAATATCATGATTTATACTCTCAAATGAAATGAATATTGGAGGGAAGCATTACAAATTTACAATGTGCTATCCTGAAGACAATAAGTTGTACTTAATTATAGGTTTTGACAATCTGTTGAAGAGCCTAATGTTGTCTTTTTGTCTCGGGTAggctttttttttttgcaagatcTCTTGTAGCAACTTTTGAGACATTTTTATTCTGTTTGTTGCAGGTGTAACACTAAAAATATTCacttaattattcttctaatagTAGACTCTTAATTCATCGTATGAATAATTCATCGTCATGAATCATTCATCATATTAATCTGTCACATTTACCATTTAATGATTATCACATTATATACTAATATTCATCTAATATATCTtattatccatttaattaaataatattttattatctaATTAAATGTGAACTAATTTCCATTTTTCTAATTAAACTGACTTTTTAAACTCATTAATTAATTCCAGTGACCTCTTTAATCAACTCTTTCTTCCATTAACAGTTAACTTCATTTTAGCAGCTCAATTTTCTCTCACAACTTAATTCTGATTTTAGGAACTTCTTCCTTCAGTCAACTCAGTCTGCAAAAGAAAACTTTATGTGcacatttatttatcattttaaaaAAATCTAATATTATCCTCATAGGTCCATGAATTTGGAAGTCCTTGAATTTggaaaattttaatttcttgttgAGTTGACTCTTGATTTTTAGTCAACTCCATTTCTTAAGTTTATAA contains these protein-coding regions:
- the LOC131046915 gene encoding acyl-lipid (9-3)-desaturase: MTDSSSEKLHAKWPKISTQELRTHNNVDDLWLSIQGKVYDVTKWVNTHPGGDLPLLNLAGQDVTDAFIAYHPGSAWKYLDQFMIGVHEDYEVSEISKDYRRLLGDLKKAGLFKRPKYVYGLIGLLMVAMLVMSVVGVLFYEGFWTHVACGVLMGAVWTQSGWIGHDSGHCGLVGNKRIDRIIQLVAGNGLTGISIAWWKRNHNAHHIACNSLEFDPDLQYIPLFAVSSRFFCSLYSYFYDRKMSFDGVARVLVCYQHWTFYPVMAIARINLFGQSIVLLLSKKKIPDRAKEIVGLVAFWIWFPLLISCMPTWSERSAFVLSSFMVTGVQHVQFCLNHFSSSVYVGRPCSKNWFESQTKGTLDISCSPWLDWFHGGLQHQVEHHLFPRLPRHNLRKIAPFVKPLCLKYQLPYTMVTFWEANLMTIRTLRAAALEAQDMSKPVPKNLLWEALNTHG